The following nucleotide sequence is from Salvia miltiorrhiza cultivar Shanhuang (shh) chromosome 7, IMPLAD_Smil_shh, whole genome shotgun sequence.
gtTGGGGGAGGGAAGCTTGGATATTCTTCAtcttcaaataataataataaaaaattatatatccatacataaatgaaagtgaTAAGGCTTGAGTGAAACATTAATGGATTTAACAAGAAAATAAACCAcctgccaaaaaggggaaaatatACGAAATAATCATCTGTGCATAGATGAGCATGGTCCTACCAGATTTTCTGAAATGGATTCGAGCAACAATTTGCTGGTATATTCTGATTTGATTCATCCATGTAATTTTGATCAGACTGTTGATTTTCAAGCGAAGAATTATTGATAGTTTTCACTTTGTTGATTGTTTTTGGTGAGAAGCTGGAGTCTAGCTCTCTGACATTTGCGGAGAAGCTGTGCGCAGCGGTGTTCCCGATTCTAGCGTTAATCGACGCGTTGATCTTCGCGGTTTCCAGTTGTTTCGATTTCAAGTGCAGAAAATCGAGCAATACGAAGAAATTGAGCTACGACTACGAGGATATTGTTCGTCTCTCTCGGGGATCTCATTGTAATAGTAATTTTGATCTCTTAAATTGTGCTTTTTATGAAGTTTTCAGTGTGTGTGATTGTGTgtgtttagagagagagagatccgtGCTTGTGTATTTTAAACGACTCCACTTTTTATTGAGTTTATTTGCGGTTGCTTTTGCAGTTACTGTAAATGAAGTGGAGGCATTGCATGAGTTGTTTAAGAAGCTAAGCAGTTCGATTATTGATGATGGATTGATACATAAGGTATGGATTTTTAGATGAGATTTTTTGATTTGTACCTAATTTCTGCATCGCTAATTTTAGTAAATTTTAGCTGCTATTGTTGGCTGAGGACTATTTTTGGCTGCTGTTCAATGAAGTAGGTTTTAATTTTACATGTTGCTCTTTAAGCTGATGCACATAACAAGTCAAGTTTAAGTAATATCATAGTATCAGATAAAAAGTTTTGAAACTCTTTCGAGGCTCGACTTGATTAAGTGGCAGAAGAGCTCCAATCGTGCTTGAACCAACCAAAGCTCTTTCAATCTCAAATGCTACGACATACTGAATTTTCATCACATTCTGATTTTTGATTTGTGTTTCATAATATTTATGCTAAAGGCCGGCTCTAAAGAAACAGTGTACCACAGTAATGTAGCGTATGCACACCTGACTTGTGTAAATGGTCATTGGTTTTGGTATATCACGGGTATCAGTAATGATTTCTTGCAAAACTAACAGGCTTTAAGTTTAATCCTGGAACGTTTGATCTTACGTGATATTGGATGACTGTATTTTCTAATGTTTTGTTTCACAGGAAGAGCTGAAGCTGGCATTGTTCACAACGGCAAGTGGTGAGAACCTTATCTTGGATCGGGTAAACAGAATCTTATTTCTTGTAGTATAGTCATTTTGACACTCCGTACCTGAGAACCTTGCACAATGAAAAGATACAGGGGAAAAACTGATATTCTGCTgcatttttctcttttctcaatgtttagttttaaaaaaatctcaaaGAATAAGCTATTAGGCATTTTGATTGGCATACTATCTGTCTTCAATTGAAGTAATGTCAGTATGACTGGCTAGAAATTAGTGAAAGCTTATTAAGTAAGTTATGGACGTCTGACTACAAAGTTGAATGAAAATGTTTCGAACACATGCTAGCGTTCTCCTGAATTTCCATATGAAGTCTTGATGCACATAAATTTGTTGTTTTTTCAATGCATTTCATTTTCACagtgttatatttttattcatcacacaGGTGCTGGTGCATATTAATACAACAAATTAGTTCtctgttattattatttcttttatttgcaCCGAGTTTTTATGCTCTTCACTCACCACCCAGTGTTATGTTTCTAAATATTACGCTGGTGCTGGTTCAAACTAAAACTGCAATATAGTGTAATATTATGCATAAGTAGTTCTTTGTTAtctaaataaaaactgaagagGCTGCTTTGTGATTCTGAATCTACAGGTATTTGATCTTTTTGATCTGAAAAGGAACGGTGTCAttgatttggaagaatttgtttGTTCACTCAACGTGTTCCATCCTAATGCCTCTTTGGAAGAGAAAATTGAATGTAAGAGATCAAGAaaattctttttgttttttgaacTGTGTAAGATAAACTATGTTGTGATGGTGAAGTGAAGTGATTCTTGTTATTTTGCTTAAGAATGTGATCTCCCATCTTCGAACAAACTCTTTTCAGTTGCTTTCTGTTATTTTGCAGTTGCATTCAAGCTTTATGATCTGGGACAAACTGGGTTCATTGAGCGTGAAGAAGTAAGTATCTCATAGAACAACTAGTAAGCAATTCCTAAATAATTCTGGAATGAAACATAAAGATAGCAAAAACAATGCTATTTcctataaacataaaataaaggaaaagcTGTATGGTATTACTATGAAGAGACTTTCTCCCCAGCTTATGTCGTCAATGTTGTAAATTTCTTTTACCAACTGTCCCCACCTGCACATGTTTCAACTGTCTCCAATCTCCTGCAACCAGATACATTTTAAGTTGCGTTTATCCTTTTCCATCACGTGAGATGCTACATATCAAGAGTTCGTTTATCCCCTAGTAACGTTGGGCATCAGCGAGAGGTGAGATCAATAACTTTCGTATTACGTCCAACTTGAATTT
It contains:
- the LOC130994931 gene encoding calcineurin B-like protein 10 isoform X3; amino-acid sequence: MDSSNNLLLESSSLTFAEKLCAAVFPILALIDALIFAVSSCFDFKCRKSSNTKKLSYDYEDIVRLSRGSHFTVNEVEALHELFKKLSSSIIDDGLIHKEELKLALFTTASGENLILDRVFDLFDLKRNGVIDLEEFVCSLNVFHPNASLEEKIEFAFKLYDLGQTGFIEREEVKQLVIAILAESHMKLSDELLELIIDKTFEDADADKDGKINEEDWKTFVMQHPLLLRNMTLPHLKDVTTVFPSFVFNTEVED
- the LOC130994931 gene encoding calcineurin B-like protein 10 isoform X2, coding for MDSSNNLLLESSSLTFAEKLCAAVFPILALIDALIFAVSSCFDFKCRKSSNTKKLSYDYEDIVRLSRGSHCITVNEVEALHELFKKLSSSIIDDGLIHKEELKLALFTTASGENLILDRVFDLFDLKRNGVIDLEEFVCSLNVFHPNASLEEKIEFAFKLYDLGQTGFIEREEVKQLVIAILAESHMKLSDELLELIIDKTFEDADADKDGKINEEDWKTFVMQHPLLLRNMTLPHLKDVTTVFPSFVFNTEVED
- the LOC130994931 gene encoding calcineurin B-like protein 10 isoform X1; this encodes MDSSNNLLLESSSLTFAEKLCAAVFPILALIDALIFAVSSCFDFKCRKSSNTKKLSYDYEDIVRLSRGSHCNITVNEVEALHELFKKLSSSIIDDGLIHKEELKLALFTTASGENLILDRVFDLFDLKRNGVIDLEEFVCSLNVFHPNASLEEKIEFAFKLYDLGQTGFIEREEVKQLVIAILAESHMKLSDELLELIIDKTFEDADADKDGKINEEDWKTFVMQHPLLLRNMTLPHLKDVTTVFPSFVFNTEVED